In Chrysoperla carnea chromosome 2, inChrCarn1.1, whole genome shotgun sequence, the following proteins share a genomic window:
- the LOC123293748 gene encoding G-protein coupled receptor Mth2-like, with translation MAIKLIFYGLLIIHLYTGVSCDILEELKASSNKYTPCCAELPNIIENKKCINKSENDFKCEHGKYAIHETELKFKNGSIYINTYDDNWEGFTSDYCLTTIRNKGIEEISALVCFPDYETEYLQGQFSITNPRIIISIISVIFALLTFLVYCLVPDLRDLQGKCIMSFLICLSVGYTWLTINQLNVLDNESPFVCYMEAFMLYFWMIATFFWLNVICINVWRNVRLHHITISDPTMFKIFNFYAWGMTALMFLILIVAHHTPSDFLNPNIGVTTCWLSGDLESWTFFYGPILCLLIINTILFIITGLYLWSDYSGLAPTSKIVSHRYKCLLYLKIFIVMGVTWLCEPISFLVDTVKEDPKEEYILLNIVDYINLLQGVFIFIILVLTRKRALRGLARTEICGYRLAPASCATMERLEEDFDEILENDLERNVNNTIISAEIK, from the exons atggcGATAAAACTAATATTCTATGGTCTGTTAATAATACATCTGTATACGGGTGTGTCATGTGACATATTAGAAGAATTAAAAGCatcttcaaataaatatactcCATGTTGTGCTGAACTTccaaatattatagaaaataagaaatgtataaataaatcagaaaatgattttaaatgtgAACATGGAAA gtATGCGATTCATGAAAccgaattaaaatttaaaaatggaagtatatatataaacactTATGATGATAACTGGGAAGGATTCAC CTCAGATTATTGTTTAACAACAATACGTAACAAAGGAATTGAGGAAATTTCTGCACTCGTTTGTTTTCCTGATTACGAAACGGAATACTTACAAGGtcaattttcaataacaaatCCACGAATTATCATCTCAATTATTAGTGTTATCTTTGCACTGTTAACATTTTTGGTATATTGTCTTGTTCCTGATTTACGAGACTTACAg ggaAAATGtataatgtcatttttaatatgtttatcgGTTGGTTATACGTGGTTAACCATTAACCAATTAAATGTACTGGATAATGAAAGCCCATTTGTATGTTACATGGAAg ctTTTATGTTATACTTCTGGATGATCGCAACATTTTTCTGGTTGaatgtaatatgtataaatgtttGGCGTAATGTGAG GTTACATCATATTACAATATCCGATCCGACcatgttcaaaatatttaatttttatgcatgGGGAATGACTGCATTAATGTTTCTCATCCTGATAGTGGCACATCATACACCCAGTGATTTTTTGAATCCAAATATTGGCGTTACTACATGTTGGTTAAGcg gcgATCTTGAAAGTTGGACATTTTTCTATGGACCGATATTATGTTTGCTCATAATAAACAcaatattattcattatcaCTGGTTTATACTTGTGGAGTGATTACAGTGGTCTTGCACCAACATCTAAAATCGTTTCTCATCGTTAtaa atgtcttttgtacttaaaaatattcattgtaaTGGGTGTAACATGGCTGTGCGAGCCAATTTCATTTTTGGTCGATACAGTAAAAGAAGATCCCAAAGAAGAATACATAttatt GAACATTGTCgattatatcaatttattacAAGGTGTATTCATATTCATCATATTGGTATTAACACGTAAGCGTGCTTTACGTGGCTTAGCACGTACTGAAATATGTGGTTATCGTTTAGCACCAGCATCATGTGCAACCATGGAACGTTTAGAAgaagattttgatgaaatacttGAAAACGATTTAGAACGTAATgtcaataatacaataatatcagcagaaattaagtga
- the LOC123293747 gene encoding probable G-protein coupled receptor Mth-like 5 has product MCSKTINLKTSMTLSMVVMFIYCVCAIQTETIYGSQIHTTSGKKVIRVNKCCEEYEILVGSRCTHVNETDSTVWKPIFTSPDGRVDNVQIEPDAIIKLAIGLPICSTTQQWQVYHYDNSIDRLLLLPSGTLRHFIHHDTPEDVEAEPIEGKESRYHDYETGQYCLDKRLDQNGTLVSQFALICTPEILTSWTDVDFLIRKVINPIFHVIALICYLFVAIVYFVIPTLRDLTGNIVTTISVCFIVSTVADVIRIFTELKNHFSFLTADIFVYFSLLGAFFWLNSLGFYIWKMFKSRNVFLRVTDGRKYCHYSFYTWGSTLTLAAVALFAHFMFNDPKAPTISILHGQETIGWLGMAVFFSPIACIILVNILFYVSTQNIINKMQTYGRIHHKLRHNFRMFCLLFIIMTVSWLFLLMSWLKFDPLFYSYVIVNSLQAPLILYVTVFDQKHVFYLLRKSCCYADCICPCCRPEPECTTSPGGDWGDEMQAMDSGIY; this is encoded by the exons atgtgttcgaaaactattaatttaaaaacgtcAATGACCTTGAGTATGGTGGTTATGTTTATATATTGCGTTTGCGCAATCCAAACAGAAACAATATACGGAAGTCAGATTCACACTACAAGCGGTAAAAAAGTTATACGTGTAAATAAATGTTGTGAAGAATATGAAATATTAGTGGGATCACGTTGTACGCATGTAAATGAAACGGATTCAACTGTTTGGAAGCCGATATTTACAAGTCCAGATGGTCGGGTggataatgtacaaattgaaccagatgcaattataaaattagcaATTGGTTTACCGATTTGTAGTACGACACAACAGTGGCAAGTTTATCATTATGATAACAGTATTGATCGTTTGTTATTGTTGCCGAGTGGTACGCTACGACATTTTATACATCATGATACACCTGAGGATGTTGAAGCGGAACCAATTGAGGGTAAAGAATCCCGATATCATGATTATGAGACTGGACAGTATTGTTTAGACAAG aGACTTGATCAAAATGGTACATTAGTTTCACAGTTTGCATTAATATGCACTCCAGAAATATTAACATCATGGACGGATGTGGATTTCTTAATACGAAAAGTAATAAATCCAATATTTCATGTAATTGCccttatatgttatttatttgtggctattgtatattttgtaataccAACATTAAGGGATTTAACTGGCAACATTGTTACAACAATATCAGTATGTTTTATTGTTAGTACAGTGGCGGATGTAATACGAATTTTTAcggaattaaaaaatcattttagttttttgactGCAG ataTATTTGTGTATTTCAGCTTACTAGGCGCATTTTTCTGGCTAAACAGCCTGGGATTTTATATATGGAAAATgttcaa GTCCAGAAATGTATTTTTACGTGTAACAGATGGACGTAAATATTGTCATTATTCATTCTATACATGGGGTAGTACATTAACGCTCGCTGCAGTTGCATTATTTGCTCATTTTATGTTTAATGATCCCAAAGCTCCAACTATATCTATTCTTCACGGGCAAGAAACAATTG gtTGGTTGGGTATGGCGGTTTTCTTCTCACCGATTGCGTGTATTATACTTGTAAATATACTTTTCTACGTttcaacacaaaatattataaataaaatgcaaacaTATGGAAGAATTCATCATAAATTGCGTCATAA TTTTCGAATGTTCTGTTTATTATTCATCATCATGACAGTATCCTGGTTGTTCCTATTAATGTCATGGTTAAAATTTGATCCATTATTTTACTCGTATGTGATAGTGAATTCATTACAAGCtccattaattttatatgtaactgTATTTGACCAaaaacatgtattttatttattacgaaAATCATGTTGTTATGCTGATTGTATATGTCCATGTTGCCGTCCTGAACCAGAGTGTACAACATCACCAGGTGGTGATTGGGGTGATGAAATGCAAGCTATGGATAgtggtatttattaa
- the LOC123292989 gene encoding zinc finger protein 85-like, translated as MSSYSIHGISNLLMKNENLKINHKSHTESKIKKEILDEKPFSCDVCYKTFNQLHHLVSHKRTHTGEKSFLCDFCGKAFRYKNNLVDHKRIHTGEKPYACDACDKTFTTHNDLVKHKRKHTGEKPYTCDVCGKSFTQKGNLAKHQRILHKGEKLGKDFHCDACDKSYTQKCNLIKHQRIVHTGERPFACNTCDKSFVTRPLLVKHKRNAHGEEPVPNEDRDRIFTNHMNLLGNKRIQTGLDLRFPYDICDKTFTNNYNLLTNQGQQTGVDLRFPYDVYDKTFNQKLIESRQINTEVNPFSYASGVSNTAEKTEPIQAVPAATNPSSSFIPHPDNLRPSIDTTVHSVESIKSEQQIDAESTIKDENIENEQQFNSDIKIKEEVFKETVVPETKRTRTKKKTFSYVCDSSESSGEDFDADPSFIPSPANSHASDHSFEDIKPEQKLEIDLIIKDENIKIEEQEEIKEEIKESEQKDVEEKPFTCDVCEKTFAKKRNLRRHKRHIHIKEKSFACEMCDKVFRFRRNLIEHERIHTGHKPFACDICDKAFTINRSLVEHKRMHAGDRPFACDLCDKSFTSNRSLTAHKGIHTGKKPHLCEECGRGFSKMLDLQRHKRIHTGEKPYTCDFCGKTFRNRCNLVDHRRIHSGEKPFTCEICAKSFNKKLNLNRHKITHTKERPYSCTVCGKTFGYKSSLVEHERIIHNGEKEFSCDICNKRFVQ; from the exons ATGTCAAGTTATTCAATTCATGGTATAAGTAATCtgttaatgaaaaatgaaaacttaaaaatcaacCATAAATCACATACAGAATCCAAAATTAAGAAAGAAATACTAgatgaaaaacctttttcatgtgatgtttgttaTAAGACATTTAACCAATTACACCATTTAGTTTCCcataaacggactcatactggtgaaaaaagttttttgtgtgatttttgTGGCAAAGCATttagatacaaaaataatttagttgatcataaacgaattcatacaggAGAAAAACCGTATGCTTGTGATGcatgtgataaaacatttaccaCTCATAACGATTTAGTAAAACATAAACGAAAACATACTGGCGAGAAACCTTACACATGTGATGTTTGTGGAAAATCATTTACTCAAAAAGGTAATCTTGCCAAACATCAACGGATCCTTCATAAGGGAGAAAAACTTGGGAAAGATTTTCATTGTGATGCGTGTGATAAATCATATACTcagaaatgtaatttaattaaacatcaaCGAATTGTTCATACTGGAGAAAGACCTTTTGCATGTAATACATGCGATAAATCATTTGTGACTCGACCTCTTTTAGTAAAACATAAACGGAACGCTCATGGAGAAGAACCTGTTCCAAATGAAGATCGTGATAGAATATTTACTAATCACATGAATTTACTTGGAAATAAACGTATTCAAACTGGATTGGATTTACGTTTTCCTTatgatatttgtgataaaacatttaccaacaactataatttattaacaaatcaaGGACAGCAAACTGGAGTGGATTTACGATTTCCATATGATGTGTATGATAAGACATTTAACCAGAAGTTAATTGAAAGCAGGCAAATTAATACTGAAGTGAATCCATTTTCATATGCTAGTGGTGTTAGCAATACTGCAGAAAAGACTGAACCTATACAAGCAGTCCCAGCTGCAACAAACCCATCTAGCTCATTTATTCCACATCCAGACAATTTACGCCCTTCAATTGACACCACTGTCCATTCTgttgaaagtataaaaagtgAGCAACAAATAGATGCAGAATCTACaatcaaagatgaaaatattgaaaatgagcAACAATTTAATTCTGATATCAAAATTAAAGAGGAAGTTTTCAAAGAAACTGTTGTACCTGAAACAAAGCGAACTCGTAccaagaaaaaaacattttcatatgtTTGCGATAGTAGTGAGAGTAGCGGAGAGGATTTCGATGCAGATCCATCGTTCATTCCATCCCCTGCAAATTCTCATGCCTCTGATCATTCTTTCGAAGATATAAAACCTgaacaaaaattagaaatagatttaataattaaagatgaaaatattaaaattgaagaacAAGAAGAgataaaagaagaaataaaagaaaGCGAACAAAAAGACGTTGAGGAAAAACCTTTTACATGTGATGTGTGTGAGAAAACATTtgctaaaaaaagaaatttacgtAGGCATAAAAGACATAttcatattaaagaaaaaagttttgcttGTGAAATGTGCGATAAAGTATTTAGATTCCGTAGAAATTTAATTGAACATGAAAGAATTCATACTGGACACAAACCTTTCGCTTGTGATATTTGCGATAAAGCATTTACAATCAATCGGAGTTTAGTCGAGCACAAAAGAATGCATGCTGGAGACAGGCCATTCGCTTGTGAtctttgtgataaatcatttaccaGTAATAGAAGTTTAACTGCACATAAAGGTATTCATACTGGCAAAAAACCTCACTTATGTGAAGAATGTGGACGAGGATTTTCAAAAATGCTCGATCTTCAACGCCATAAGCGAATACATACCGGGGAAAAACCGTATACATGTGATTTTTGTGGTAAAACGTTTAGAAATCGTTGCAATTTAGTTGATCATAGACGGATTCATTCTGGTGAGAAACCATTTACATGTGAAATTTGTGCAAAATCATTTAACAAGAAACTGAACTTGAATAGACATAAAATCACGCATACTAAAGAGAGACCTTATTCATGTACTGTTTGTGGTAAAACATTTGGTTATAAATCGAGTTTAGTGGAACATGAACGAATTATACATAATGGTGAAAAAgaattttcatgtgatatttgtaataaaagatt CGTCCAATGA